From the Arctopsyche grandis isolate Sample6627 chromosome 11, ASM5162203v2, whole genome shotgun sequence genome, one window contains:
- the eIF4EHP gene encoding eukaryotic translation initiation factor 4E homologous protein isoform X3 gives MNLFHKAINGVKDDETNGVNDSDETQDSSPDRESPSNLPTEEHKLQFSYWLWFRNSNATERSATNSVQNYEQSLAMVGQCDTVEQWWGMYSHLTRPDDLPNDTSFHLFKVGVRPMWEDGANINGGKWEVRLRRNLGSWAWEEICMAIIGEQFDVGEEICGAVINIRLHEVVLAVWHKTASDQVASACIQDTIRQILHLPPWSVLEYKIHGKSLRIHTLA, from the exons ATGAATCTTTTTCATAAAGCGATAAATGG GGTGAAAGACGATGAAACGAATGGTGTAAACGATAGCGACGAAACTCAAGATAGTTCACCCGACCGAGAATCGCCTTCAAATTTACCCACAGAAGAGCATAAACTACAATTTTCGTATTGGTTGTGGTTCCGAAATTCGAACGCAACTGAACGAAGTGCAACAAATTCCGTACAAAATTACGAACAG tCACTTGCAATGGTGGGACAGTGTGACACGGTGGAGCAGTGGTGGGGGATGTACAGTCACTTAACACGGCCCGATGATCTGCCGAACGATACATCTTTTCATTTGTTCAAAGTTGGTGTAAGACCGATGTGGGAAGACGGCGCCAATATTAACGGTGGAAAATGG GAAGTTAGACTAAGACGTAACCTTGGAAGCTGGGCGTGGGAAGAAATATGTATGGCTATAATTGGAGAGCAATTTGACGTCGGTGAAGAAATTTGCGGAGCCGTAATCAACATTAGACTACAT GAGGTGGTACTCGCGGTCTGGCACAAAACAGCATCTGATCAAGTAGCCAGCGCATGTATACAAGATACTATTCGGCAAATATTACACTTGCCGCCTTGGTCCGTTTTAGAATATAAAATTCATGGTAAAAGCTTAAG GATCCATACTCTAGCTTGA
- the eIF4EHP gene encoding eukaryotic translation initiation factor 4E homologous protein isoform X2: MSQGVKDDETNGVNDSDETQDSSPDRESPSNLPTEEHKLQFSYWLWFRNSNATERSATNSVQNYEQSLAMVGQCDTVEQWWGMYSHLTRPDDLPNDTSFHLFKVGVRPMWEDGANINGGKWEVRLRRNLGSWAWEEICMAIIGEQFDVGEEICGAVINIRLHEVVLAVWHKTASDQVASACIQDTIRQILHLPPWSVLEYKIHGKSLRAATFTNVPTTEQNSTS, encoded by the exons ATGTCCCAGGG GGTGAAAGACGATGAAACGAATGGTGTAAACGATAGCGACGAAACTCAAGATAGTTCACCCGACCGAGAATCGCCTTCAAATTTACCCACAGAAGAGCATAAACTACAATTTTCGTATTGGTTGTGGTTCCGAAATTCGAACGCAACTGAACGAAGTGCAACAAATTCCGTACAAAATTACGAACAG tCACTTGCAATGGTGGGACAGTGTGACACGGTGGAGCAGTGGTGGGGGATGTACAGTCACTTAACACGGCCCGATGATCTGCCGAACGATACATCTTTTCATTTGTTCAAAGTTGGTGTAAGACCGATGTGGGAAGACGGCGCCAATATTAACGGTGGAAAATGG GAAGTTAGACTAAGACGTAACCTTGGAAGCTGGGCGTGGGAAGAAATATGTATGGCTATAATTGGAGAGCAATTTGACGTCGGTGAAGAAATTTGCGGAGCCGTAATCAACATTAGACTACAT GAGGTGGTACTCGCGGTCTGGCACAAAACAGCATCTGATCAAGTAGCCAGCGCATGTATACAAGATACTATTCGGCAAATATTACACTTGCCGCCTTGGTCCGTTTTAGAATATAAAATTCATGGTAAAAGCTTAAG AGCTGCTACATTTACCAATGTTCCAACTACTGAACAAAATTCAACCAGTTGA
- the eIF4EHP gene encoding eukaryotic translation initiation factor 4E homologous protein isoform X1: protein MNLFHKAINGVKDDETNGVNDSDETQDSSPDRESPSNLPTEEHKLQFSYWLWFRNSNATERSATNSVQNYEQSLAMVGQCDTVEQWWGMYSHLTRPDDLPNDTSFHLFKVGVRPMWEDGANINGGKWEVRLRRNLGSWAWEEICMAIIGEQFDVGEEICGAVINIRLHEVVLAVWHKTASDQVASACIQDTIRQILHLPPWSVLEYKIHGKSLRAATFTNVPTTEQNSTS, encoded by the exons ATGAATCTTTTTCATAAAGCGATAAATGG GGTGAAAGACGATGAAACGAATGGTGTAAACGATAGCGACGAAACTCAAGATAGTTCACCCGACCGAGAATCGCCTTCAAATTTACCCACAGAAGAGCATAAACTACAATTTTCGTATTGGTTGTGGTTCCGAAATTCGAACGCAACTGAACGAAGTGCAACAAATTCCGTACAAAATTACGAACAG tCACTTGCAATGGTGGGACAGTGTGACACGGTGGAGCAGTGGTGGGGGATGTACAGTCACTTAACACGGCCCGATGATCTGCCGAACGATACATCTTTTCATTTGTTCAAAGTTGGTGTAAGACCGATGTGGGAAGACGGCGCCAATATTAACGGTGGAAAATGG GAAGTTAGACTAAGACGTAACCTTGGAAGCTGGGCGTGGGAAGAAATATGTATGGCTATAATTGGAGAGCAATTTGACGTCGGTGAAGAAATTTGCGGAGCCGTAATCAACATTAGACTACAT GAGGTGGTACTCGCGGTCTGGCACAAAACAGCATCTGATCAAGTAGCCAGCGCATGTATACAAGATACTATTCGGCAAATATTACACTTGCCGCCTTGGTCCGTTTTAGAATATAAAATTCATGGTAAAAGCTTAAG AGCTGCTACATTTACCAATGTTCCAACTACTGAACAAAATTCAACCAGTTGA
- the eIF4EHP gene encoding eukaryotic translation initiation factor 4E homologous protein isoform X4, with protein MSQGVKDDETNGVNDSDETQDSSPDRESPSNLPTEEHKLQFSYWLWFRNSNATERSATNSVQNYEQSLAMVGQCDTVEQWWGMYSHLTRPDDLPNDTSFHLFKVGVRPMWEDGANINGGKWEVRLRRNLGSWAWEEICMAIIGEQFDVGEEICGAVINIRLHEVVLAVWHKTASDQVASACIQDTIRQILHLPPWSVLEYKIHGKSLRIHTLA; from the exons ATGTCCCAGGG GGTGAAAGACGATGAAACGAATGGTGTAAACGATAGCGACGAAACTCAAGATAGTTCACCCGACCGAGAATCGCCTTCAAATTTACCCACAGAAGAGCATAAACTACAATTTTCGTATTGGTTGTGGTTCCGAAATTCGAACGCAACTGAACGAAGTGCAACAAATTCCGTACAAAATTACGAACAG tCACTTGCAATGGTGGGACAGTGTGACACGGTGGAGCAGTGGTGGGGGATGTACAGTCACTTAACACGGCCCGATGATCTGCCGAACGATACATCTTTTCATTTGTTCAAAGTTGGTGTAAGACCGATGTGGGAAGACGGCGCCAATATTAACGGTGGAAAATGG GAAGTTAGACTAAGACGTAACCTTGGAAGCTGGGCGTGGGAAGAAATATGTATGGCTATAATTGGAGAGCAATTTGACGTCGGTGAAGAAATTTGCGGAGCCGTAATCAACATTAGACTACAT GAGGTGGTACTCGCGGTCTGGCACAAAACAGCATCTGATCAAGTAGCCAGCGCATGTATACAAGATACTATTCGGCAAATATTACACTTGCCGCCTTGGTCCGTTTTAGAATATAAAATTCATGGTAAAAGCTTAAG GATCCATACTCTAGCTTGA